One genomic window of Haloferax mediterranei ATCC 33500 includes the following:
- a CDS encoding glycosyltransferase family 4 protein — protein sequence MQSVAAFTDTYLPTVNGVTYTIQTWRERWQRRGGRMDVIFPDDDEYESEPGEYPVRSLPFPFYEGLRIGAPRIPKAVEDADIVHAHTPFGLGLAGLRLARRHDLPLVATYHTPTAEYAEYLSSVGAIERGVERTAERYERWFFDRADAVIVPSEDAKRRLLEEVGVDADIAVLSNGIDIEQFAPADGDEFRRRHDLGDGPIIGYTGRHGYEKHLDELIRAAADLDVTLVFGGDGPARDQLERLARNLGVDARFLGFLDREDLPAFYSALDVFCFPSPVETQGLVALEANACGTPVVGVNEGALEDTVVDGVTGYHYESRDLEGFRHGIRRALSERDELSARCLDRRDEVSVDHSVDRLAALYDRVESQ from the coding sequence ATGCAGTCGGTCGCCGCGTTCACCGACACGTACCTACCGACCGTCAATGGCGTCACTTACACGATTCAGACGTGGCGCGAGCGATGGCAACGCCGCGGTGGCCGTATGGACGTTATCTTCCCGGACGACGACGAGTACGAATCCGAACCGGGCGAGTACCCCGTCAGGAGCCTACCGTTTCCGTTCTACGAGGGGTTACGAATCGGTGCGCCGCGGATTCCGAAGGCCGTCGAGGACGCCGATATCGTCCACGCACACACACCGTTCGGTCTCGGCTTGGCGGGGCTTCGACTCGCTCGCCGCCATGACCTCCCGCTCGTTGCGACGTACCACACGCCCACCGCCGAGTACGCCGAATATCTCAGTTCTGTCGGGGCCATCGAGCGCGGCGTCGAGCGAACCGCCGAGCGCTACGAACGCTGGTTTTTCGACCGCGCCGACGCGGTTATCGTCCCGAGCGAGGACGCCAAACGACGCCTGTTGGAGGAAGTCGGTGTCGACGCCGACATCGCTGTCCTCTCGAACGGCATCGACATCGAGCAGTTCGCGCCGGCCGATGGCGACGAGTTCCGTCGGCGACACGACCTCGGCGACGGTCCGATTATCGGTTACACCGGGCGACACGGCTACGAGAAGCATCTCGACGAACTTATTCGCGCCGCAGCGGACCTCGACGTGACGCTCGTCTTCGGTGGCGACGGCCCCGCCCGCGACCAGTTAGAGCGACTCGCCCGCAATCTCGGCGTCGACGCTCGCTTCCTTGGTTTCTTAGACCGCGAGGACCTTCCCGCGTTCTACTCGGCGCTCGACGTGTTCTGTTTCCCGAGTCCGGTCGAAACGCAGGGACTCGTCGCGCTGGAGGCGAACGCCTGCGGGACGCCGGTCGTCGGCGTGAACGAAGGTGCGCTCGAAGACACGGTCGTCGACGGCGTGACGGGATACCACTACGAATCGAGGGATTTGGAGGGGTTCCGTCACGGAATCCGGCGCGCCCTCTCGGAGCGAGACGAACTCAGTGCGCGGTGTCTCGACCGACGCGACGAGGTGAGCGTCGACCACTCGGTCGACCGACTCGCGGCGCTCTACGACCGCGTCGAGTCCCAATAA
- a CDS encoding NAD-dependent epimerase/dehydratase family protein, whose product MSLELSDKRVLVTGGAGLVGSHLAARLSEDNHVVVADDLSKGTRERVPDGVEFVQADMTEPDEVAEAVTEDLDIVFHFAAYTDTNYSNPRQLFEENTEMTYNVLERMQEVGVTNIAFTSSSTVYGEAPRPTPEDYAPLEPISIYGSSKLADEGLLSTFAHSYDFTVYMYRFANIVGPKQRGNVIPDFIEKLLEDPGTLEILGDGRQEKSYLHVENCIDAMCHVVENAERDFNVYNLGTRTTTSVTTIANIVSDVMGLDPDYEYTGGDRGWTGDVPKMRLSIEKLSALGWEPDNSSDDAVRRAAEELYDELRVEYE is encoded by the coding sequence ATGTCGTTGGAACTCTCCGACAAGCGCGTCCTCGTGACCGGGGGCGCAGGTCTCGTTGGCTCCCATCTCGCCGCCCGCCTCTCCGAAGACAACCACGTCGTCGTCGCGGACGACCTCTCGAAGGGGACCCGCGAGCGCGTCCCAGACGGCGTCGAGTTCGTGCAGGCCGATATGACCGAGCCTGACGAGGTTGCCGAGGCCGTCACCGAAGACCTCGATATCGTGTTCCACTTCGCGGCCTACACGGACACGAACTACAGCAACCCCCGCCAGTTGTTCGAGGAGAACACCGAGATGACGTACAACGTCCTCGAACGCATGCAGGAAGTCGGCGTGACGAACATCGCATTCACCTCTTCTTCGACGGTCTACGGCGAGGCACCGCGTCCGACGCCCGAGGACTACGCACCGCTCGAACCCATCAGCATCTACGGCTCTTCGAAACTCGCAGATGAGGGTCTGCTTTCGACGTTCGCACACTCCTACGACTTCACCGTCTACATGTACCGCTTCGCCAACATCGTCGGCCCGAAACAGCGCGGCAACGTCATCCCCGACTTTATCGAGAAGCTGCTCGAAGACCCAGGCACCCTCGAAATCCTCGGCGACGGCCGACAGGAGAAGTCCTACCTCCACGTCGAGAACTGCATCGACGCGATGTGTCACGTGGTCGAGAACGCAGAGCGCGACTTCAACGTCTACAACCTCGGGACGCGGACGACCACCTCGGTGACAACCATCGCCAACATCGTTTCCGACGTGATGGGCCTCGACCCCGATTACGAGTACACCGGCGGCGACCGCGGCTGGACCGGTGACGTGCCCAAGATGCGCCTCTCCATCGAGAAACTCTCTGCACTCGGCTGGGAGCCGGACAACTCCAGCGACGACGCCGTCCGCCGCGCCGCTGAGGAGCTGTACGACGAACTGCGAGTCGAGTACGAGTAA
- a CDS encoding DUF5803 family protein, with amino-acid sequence MNKRLLVGIAGLALLLVTAGCLGGTSSLSNERLDAAPDGSYAWNAETDAHITVQNNSKFRAVYDVNSSFVELYRFNGFGSRTPLSVESVRYQYPNGTVVNGTGLKARGGDVTQGNGITNVTLPADANSNGKLAFTSTATPKRFSLPILVDGTYEVVLPPDRRANFPVFGSIRPRGYEKDIVDDQLHITWNEELTDGNVVVQFYLQRDLGIFGAVAAISVLVGGAGMLYYRRQIEALRERRQELGLDVENNDR; translated from the coding sequence ATGAACAAGCGACTCCTCGTCGGCATCGCCGGACTCGCCCTCCTCCTCGTAACCGCCGGGTGTCTCGGTGGCACGTCCAGCCTCTCGAACGAGCGTCTGGACGCGGCACCCGATGGGTCGTACGCATGGAACGCAGAGACGGATGCACACATCACGGTGCAGAACAACAGTAAGTTCCGCGCCGTCTACGATGTGAACTCGTCGTTCGTCGAACTCTACCGGTTCAACGGCTTCGGCAGTCGAACGCCGCTTTCTGTCGAGTCGGTTCGCTATCAGTATCCCAACGGGACAGTCGTGAACGGGACGGGGCTGAAAGCACGCGGCGGCGACGTGACGCAGGGCAACGGCATCACGAACGTCACGCTCCCCGCGGACGCGAATAGCAACGGGAAACTCGCGTTTACCTCCACGGCGACACCGAAGCGGTTCTCGCTGCCTATCCTTGTCGACGGCACGTACGAGGTCGTGTTACCACCGGACCGCCGTGCCAACTTCCCCGTCTTCGGCTCCATCCGACCGAGAGGATACGAGAAGGATATCGTCGATGACCAACTCCATATCACGTGGAACGAGGAACTCACAGACGGCAACGTCGTCGTGCAGTTCTACCTCCAGCGCGACCTCGGTATCTTCGGCGCTGTCGCGGCTATCTCGGTACTCGTCGGTGGCGCAGGAATGCTCTACTACCGACGGCAGATTGAGGCGCTCCGCGAGCGCCGCCAAGAACTCGGGCTCGATGTCGAAAACAACGACCGCTGA
- a CDS encoding tRNA (cytidine(56)-2'-O)-methyltransferase — protein MQDEPEVAVLRYGHRPGRDDRMTTHVGLTARALGADRVILPDNAGHSMDTVEDITGRFGGPFSVELTEGLNGVIRNWDGKIVHLTMYGERVQDVEGDIREAHAEEPLLVVVGGEKVPFEVYDEADWNVGVTNQPHSEVAGLAVFLDRLFDGRELDREWEDAENRVVPMATGKKVVPADEE, from the coding sequence ATGCAAGACGAACCCGAAGTCGCCGTCCTCCGGTACGGGCACCGGCCGGGACGGGACGACCGGATGACGACTCACGTCGGCCTGACGGCCCGTGCGCTCGGTGCCGACCGGGTTATCCTCCCCGACAACGCCGGGCACTCGATGGACACGGTCGAAGACATCACCGGCCGGTTCGGCGGCCCATTCTCGGTTGAACTGACCGAAGGACTCAACGGCGTCATTCGGAACTGGGACGGGAAAATTGTCCACCTCACGATGTACGGCGAACGCGTTCAGGACGTAGAGGGAGACATCCGCGAAGCGCACGCCGAGGAACCTCTGCTCGTCGTCGTTGGCGGGGAGAAAGTCCCGTTCGAAGTGTACGACGAGGCCGACTGGAACGTCGGGGTCACGAACCAACCACACTCGGAGGTCGCCGGTCTCGCCGTCTTCCTCGACCGCCTGTTCGACGGTCGCGAACTGGACCGCGAGTGGGAAGACGCCGAAAATCGCGTCGTCCCAATGGCAACGGGCAAGAAAGTCGTTCCTGCTGACGAGGAGTAG
- a CDS encoding DUF2110 family protein: MVVLATKCYIDGDARERALDSLTSLVANDIGDLDVDYDIGVRDDDFISVTITGDDETVARNVLREEWGEVTPHLSAGETYVGTLEHWDDDGFVLDAGQEVRIPTEELGLGRGSATQVRDRFGLVQHVPLRFVYGGEDEPAKLADDEIDRLYDWTRGSGRVNVNSATRGEVRATVNRAGHANDIVTVERLGLLEQSIVCRDETDPPGLLSSIGSYLPAELKCVIGQ; the protein is encoded by the coding sequence ATGGTCGTACTCGCAACGAAATGCTACATCGACGGCGACGCCCGCGAGCGCGCCCTCGACAGCCTCACGTCGCTCGTCGCCAACGACATCGGAGACCTCGACGTCGACTACGATATCGGCGTCCGCGACGACGACTTCATCTCCGTGACGATTACGGGTGACGACGAGACGGTCGCACGAAACGTCCTCCGCGAGGAATGGGGCGAAGTGACGCCGCACCTCTCGGCCGGCGAGACGTACGTCGGAACGCTCGAACACTGGGACGACGACGGCTTCGTCCTCGACGCCGGACAGGAAGTCCGCATCCCGACCGAGGAACTCGGGCTTGGCCGCGGGTCTGCCACGCAGGTTCGCGACCGCTTCGGTCTCGTCCAGCACGTCCCGCTTCGCTTCGTCTACGGCGGCGAAGACGAACCCGCAAAGCTCGCGGACGACGAAATCGACCGCCTCTACGACTGGACTCGCGGTAGCGGCCGCGTCAACGTCAACAGTGCGACTCGCGGCGAGGTCCGCGCGACGGTGAACCGCGCCGGACACGCGAACGACATCGTGACGGTCGAACGACTCGGCCTGCTCGAACAGAGTATCGTCTGCCGGGACGAAACCGACCCGCCGGGACTTCTTTCGAGCATCGGTTCGTACCTGCCGGCGGAACTGAAGTGCGTCATCGGTCAGTAA
- a CDS encoding transcription factor TFIIE subunit alpha, with protein MAFEELLNDPVIQKYLHELVGPTGMPVAAAPPDGEVTDEELAEELRLELNDVRRALFILYENDLASYRRVRDEDSGWLTYLWTFHYENIPDNLEEEMYRLLEALEERLDYERDHEFYLSEPAGIRFEFSEAMELGFQCPETGAPLEPMDNTDLVDAMERRIEELRDELNVEVTGTN; from the coding sequence ATGGCTTTTGAGGAGTTACTGAACGACCCTGTTATCCAGAAGTACCTCCACGAGTTGGTTGGGCCCACTGGGATGCCGGTCGCTGCGGCACCCCCGGACGGCGAGGTCACAGACGAAGAACTCGCCGAGGAGTTGCGACTCGAACTCAACGACGTTCGCCGCGCGCTCTTCATCCTCTACGAAAACGACCTCGCGTCGTATCGTCGCGTCCGCGACGAGGATTCCGGTTGGCTCACCTACCTCTGGACGTTCCACTACGAGAACATCCCAGACAATCTCGAAGAGGAAATGTACCGACTGCTGGAGGCGCTCGAAGAACGTCTCGACTACGAACGCGACCACGAGTTCTATCTCTCTGAACCCGCCGGCATCCGCTTCGAGTTCTCCGAGGCGATGGAACTGGGCTTCCAGTGCCCCGAAACTGGCGCACCGCTCGAACCCATGGACAACACAGACCTCGTTGACGCGATGGAGAGACGAATCGAAGAGCTTCGAGACGAACTGAACGTCGAAGTGACGGGTACAAACTGA
- a CDS encoding glycosyltransferase family 4 protein: MRVLNYLELSSQLDRSGIGTSTDQQRAALATTDVEVITSPWPEPTVSGAAELLQGDGVFRDYDVAHCNLIGPGSVAVARHAKRNDIPLVLHSHVTREDFAESFRGSTAVAPALGKYLKWFYSQADVVLCPSKYTKGILESYPVDAPIRPMSNGVDAEALEGFEDLRDEYREKFDLDGMVVFAVGSVFERKGLTTFCNVAKETDYDFAWFGKYDSGPHASKAVKYWVNNAPENVTFTGWVDDIRGAFGAGDVYLFPTKNENQGIAVLEAMACGKAVVIRDIPVFEEFYTHGYDCLKCSTDEEFRRALDLLNRDPDLRRRLGENALETAAEHNLDRVGDRLVETYEDVLDGSFAD, encoded by the coding sequence GTGCGCGTCTTGAACTACCTCGAGCTCTCCTCGCAGCTCGACCGGAGCGGCATCGGAACCTCCACCGACCAACAGCGAGCGGCTCTCGCGACGACCGACGTTGAGGTCATTACCTCACCATGGCCGGAGCCGACCGTCTCAGGTGCCGCCGAACTCCTGCAAGGGGATGGAGTCTTCCGCGACTACGACGTGGCCCACTGCAATCTCATCGGGCCGGGGTCCGTCGCTGTTGCCCGACACGCCAAGCGAAACGACATCCCGCTCGTCCTCCACTCGCACGTCACGCGCGAGGACTTCGCCGAGAGCTTCCGCGGGTCGACCGCCGTCGCACCCGCCCTCGGGAAGTATCTCAAGTGGTTCTACTCGCAAGCCGACGTGGTGCTCTGCCCCTCGAAGTATACGAAGGGCATCCTCGAATCCTACCCGGTCGACGCCCCGATTCGACCCATGTCGAACGGCGTCGATGCCGAGGCGCTCGAAGGGTTCGAAGACCTCCGCGACGAGTACCGCGAGAAGTTCGACCTCGACGGCATGGTCGTGTTCGCGGTCGGCAGCGTCTTCGAGCGGAAAGGTCTCACCACGTTCTGTAACGTCGCCAAAGAAACGGACTACGACTTCGCGTGGTTCGGCAAGTACGACTCCGGCCCGCACGCCTCGAAGGCGGTCAAATACTGGGTCAACAACGCCCCGGAGAACGTTACCTTCACCGGCTGGGTCGACGACATCCGCGGCGCGTTCGGTGCCGGCGACGTGTATCTCTTCCCGACGAAAAACGAGAATCAGGGCATCGCCGTCCTCGAAGCGATGGCGTGCGGAAAGGCGGTCGTCATCCGCGACATCCCCGTGTTCGAGGAGTTCTACACCCACGGCTACGACTGCCTGAAGTGCTCGACCGACGAGGAGTTCCGTCGGGCGCTCGACCTTCTCAACCGCGACCCTGACCTCCGTCGTCGACTCGGTGAAAACGCTCTCGAAACGGCCGCCGAGCACAACCTCGACCGTGTCGGTGACAGACTCGTCGAAACCTACGAGGACGTTCTCGACGGGTCGTTCGCCGACTGA
- a CDS encoding ribonuclease P protein component 4, giving the protein MSIAEERIDRLHELAREAASDRDHERAREYVRLARRVAERNRCGLPREFRRFTCDECDAYLRPGVNARVRTQSGGHVVVRCDCGATKRYPY; this is encoded by the coding sequence ATGAGCATCGCGGAGGAGCGTATCGACCGACTCCACGAACTCGCCCGCGAGGCGGCGAGCGACCGGGACCACGAACGTGCCCGCGAGTACGTTCGCCTCGCGCGCCGGGTCGCAGAGCGGAATCGCTGCGGCCTGCCCAGAGAGTTCCGCCGCTTTACCTGTGATGAGTGCGATGCGTATCTCCGCCCGGGAGTCAACGCTCGCGTCCGGACGCAGTCGGGCGGTCACGTCGTCGTCAGGTGTGACTGCGGGGCGACCAAACGCTACCCGTACTGA
- a CDS encoding YhbY family RNA-binding protein, with protein sequence MDKQDLRKEAHNLDVTVWVGKSGLEAVVGELNDQLANQNLVKAKFLRASLGGTTVDEAAADLAERVNAELIETRGKTAVFHR encoded by the coding sequence ATGGACAAACAGGACCTGCGAAAAGAAGCACACAACCTCGACGTGACCGTCTGGGTGGGCAAAAGTGGTCTCGAAGCGGTCGTCGGCGAACTCAACGACCAACTGGCAAACCAGAATCTCGTGAAAGCGAAGTTCCTTCGCGCATCGCTCGGCGGCACGACGGTCGACGAGGCTGCGGCCGACCTCGCAGAGCGAGTGAACGCCGAACTGATAGAGACGCGCGGGAAGACAGCAGTCTTCCACAGATGA
- a CDS encoding HD domain-containing protein: MSDSEESLDGGRAYDPDADHAFPDEKLNEVLPALLEDEEIVTLLEAQNVNAVTRKGYNDHGPKHIEIVLNRALRLYDLLKDGGCEFNGAAEQGLDEADEAVIIALAAQLHDIGHIVHRDNHAYYSIPLASDVLDRFLPQFYDLADAVRIKGEALHAILCHHREEDPLTLEAGVIRVADALDMERGRSRIPYEKGGRGINTLSSRAIRNVTLKRGDEAAVLVEIEMVNAAGVYQVDNLLKAKLQGSGLEDHVRIVAVNTKSEDRLVERIEL; encoded by the coding sequence ATGAGCGATTCTGAAGAGTCCCTCGATGGTGGTCGAGCCTACGACCCCGATGCAGACCACGCGTTCCCCGACGAGAAACTCAACGAGGTGCTTCCTGCACTGCTCGAAGACGAGGAGATAGTGACGCTCCTCGAAGCGCAGAACGTGAACGCGGTGACGCGCAAGGGTTACAACGACCACGGTCCGAAGCACATCGAAATCGTCCTCAATCGTGCACTCAGACTCTATGACCTCCTCAAGGACGGCGGCTGTGAGTTCAACGGCGCGGCCGAACAGGGACTCGATGAGGCCGACGAAGCGGTCATCATCGCGCTCGCGGCGCAGTTACACGACATCGGTCACATCGTCCACCGCGACAATCACGCCTACTACTCGATTCCGCTCGCATCGGACGTGCTCGACAGGTTCCTTCCGCAGTTTTACGACCTCGCCGATGCAGTTCGCATCAAAGGCGAAGCCCTCCACGCAATCCTCTGTCACCACCGCGAGGAAGACCCGCTGACCCTCGAAGCGGGTGTTATCCGCGTCGCCGACGCGCTCGACATGGAACGCGGTCGCTCGCGTATCCCCTACGAGAAGGGCGGGCGCGGCATCAACACGCTCTCCAGTCGTGCCATCAGAAACGTCACGCTGAAACGAGGTGACGAGGCGGCCGTCCTCGTGGAGATAGAGATGGTGAACGCCGCGGGCGTCTACCAGGTCGACAACCTCCTGAAAGCGAAGCTACAGGGGTCGGGACTCGAAGACCACGTCAGAATCGTCGCGGTCAACACGAAGTCCGAAGACAGACTGGTCGAGCGTATCGAACTCTAA
- a CDS encoding DUF2797 domain-containing protein has product MQVVGYDTGTPALFVSTSDGIDSVDLDPGTELDYRLEDRHCAGTIHDDRHIPCDNDGAPYCPDHRSTWVCAKCTGTCLKDEMDCYEDHAVYLAAFAPNTFKVGVTRHWRVETRLREQGADRAAHIRTFSDGRVAREYEAELATEISDRIRVPTKISGFGREVDADAWESLLAEFDPIETFSFDYGLDLSGSPVAETIATGTIRGVKGRVLVLDHGGTAYAVDMRDLVGHELERGGTDRDLQSSLGAFS; this is encoded by the coding sequence GTGCAGGTCGTCGGCTACGATACCGGAACCCCCGCGCTGTTCGTGAGCACGAGCGACGGCATCGACTCGGTTGACCTCGACCCCGGCACCGAACTCGATTACCGTCTCGAAGACCGCCACTGCGCGGGAACCATCCACGACGACCGCCACATCCCGTGTGACAACGACGGCGCGCCGTACTGCCCGGACCACCGGAGCACGTGGGTCTGCGCCAAGTGTACGGGGACGTGTCTGAAAGACGAGATGGACTGCTACGAGGACCACGCCGTCTACCTCGCCGCCTTCGCCCCGAACACGTTCAAAGTCGGCGTGACGCGCCACTGGCGGGTCGAAACCCGACTTCGAGAGCAGGGTGCGGACCGCGCGGCACACATTCGAACCTTCTCCGACGGCCGCGTCGCCCGCGAGTACGAAGCCGAACTCGCAACCGAAATCTCGGACCGCATTCGCGTGCCGACGAAGATTTCGGGATTCGGACGTGAGGTCGACGCCGACGCGTGGGAGTCGCTTCTCGCCGAATTCGACCCGATAGAGACGTTTTCGTTCGACTACGGACTCGACCTCTCGGGCAGCCCGGTCGCCGAAACTATCGCCACGGGGACGATTCGCGGCGTGAAAGGGCGCGTCCTCGTTCTCGACCACGGCGGGACGGCCTACGCAGTCGACATGCGCGACCTCGTCGGCCACGAACTCGAACGGGGCGGCACCGACCGCGACTTACAGTCGAGTCTCGGTGCATTCAGCTAA
- a CDS encoding competence/damage-inducible protein A, which produces MQAAVVTVGDELLAGDTVNTNATWLCTELTERGVTVERVTTVPDRVADIARIVNEYHAEYDVVVVTGGLGPTHDDVTMEAVAAAFGRSLERSEDAAEWLETNGGYSATDLVDGTTDLPAGSRMLPNDEGVAPGAVVGSVYVLPGVPGEMKAMFDRVADEFAGEKTHVRFVHTSEPESSLIKRFETVHAQFDVTVGSYPGDHVRVKLAGADEETVDAAAAWLEAQVELFEEE; this is translated from the coding sequence ATGCAAGCCGCCGTGGTCACCGTCGGGGACGAACTCCTCGCCGGAGACACAGTGAACACGAACGCGACGTGGTTGTGCACGGAACTAACCGAGCGAGGCGTCACCGTCGAACGAGTGACGACGGTTCCCGACCGCGTCGCCGACATCGCCCGCATCGTCAACGAGTATCACGCCGAGTACGATGTCGTCGTCGTTACCGGCGGTCTCGGGCCGACCCACGACGATGTGACCATGGAGGCCGTCGCCGCCGCCTTTGGACGCTCACTGGAACGAAGCGAGGACGCAGCGGAGTGGTTAGAGACCAACGGCGGCTACTCCGCGACAGACCTCGTCGATGGGACAACTGACCTCCCTGCCGGGTCGCGGATGCTTCCGAACGACGAGGGCGTCGCCCCCGGGGCGGTTGTCGGCTCCGTCTACGTGCTTCCGGGCGTCCCCGGCGAGATGAAAGCGATGTTCGACCGCGTCGCCGACGAGTTCGCAGGCGAGAAGACGCACGTCAGATTCGTCCACACATCGGAACCCGAGAGTTCGCTCATCAAGCGATTCGAGACAGTACATGCACAGTTCGACGTGACGGTCGGAAGCTATCCCGGCGACCACGTCCGGGTCAAACTCGCGGGTGCGGACGAGGAGACTGTCGACGCGGCAGCCGCGTGGCTCGAAGCCCAAGTCGAGTTGTTCGAAGAAGAGTAG
- a CDS encoding SDR family oxidoreductase gives MSHRPEVGAGVADIDLSNRTALVTGATSGVGRETALALGRLGATVFVHGRDRDAGRSVAAAIDDGGGESVFFRADFAEVDTVRNLADEARDRTDRLDVLVNNAGAHFSEGQLTPDGVEKTFAVNHLAPFVLTHDLRDLLPDDGRVVTVSSEVHRRADGTFDVTTLDDYDGLDAYARSKLANALFTVGLARRLDGPTANCCHPGFVPSSSLWRNASIHVRLGVGLLARLPYRLVSGFVDTPATAAETLVYLATSPDAADVSGRYFSDCEPIEPSAAATDEQLVRDVWELSEELSGVSWPS, from the coding sequence ATGAGTCACAGACCGGAGGTCGGTGCCGGCGTCGCCGACATCGACCTTTCGAATCGGACCGCTCTCGTCACGGGTGCGACGTCGGGCGTCGGCCGAGAGACTGCGCTCGCACTCGGCCGACTCGGCGCGACCGTCTTCGTCCACGGGCGCGACCGAGACGCGGGTCGGAGTGTCGCCGCCGCCATCGATGACGGCGGAGGCGAGTCGGTCTTCTTCCGCGCTGATTTCGCGGAGGTTGACACCGTCCGCAACCTCGCCGACGAGGCTCGCGACCGAACCGACAGACTCGACGTGCTCGTGAACAACGCCGGTGCGCACTTCTCCGAGGGGCAGTTGACCCCCGACGGCGTGGAAAAGACGTTCGCCGTCAACCACCTCGCGCCATTCGTCCTCACCCACGACCTCCGCGACCTGCTTCCCGATGACGGCCGCGTCGTCACCGTCTCGTCGGAGGTCCACCGCCGCGCTGACGGCACCTTCGACGTGACGACACTCGATGACTACGACGGACTCGACGCCTACGCGCGGTCGAAGTTGGCGAACGCCCTGTTCACCGTCGGTCTCGCACGCCGACTCGATGGTCCGACAGCGAACTGCTGTCATCCGGGGTTCGTCCCATCGAGCAGCCTCTGGCGCAATGCCTCGATTCACGTCCGTCTCGGTGTCGGACTGCTCGCGCGACTCCCCTATCGACTCGTCAGCGGCTTTGTGGACACACCGGCGACGGCCGCAGAGACGCTCGTCTACCTCGCCACATCCCCCGACGCCGCAGACGTGAGTGGGCGGTACTTCTCGGACTGCGAACCCATCGAGCCATCGGCAGCTGCGACCGACGAACAACTCGTCCGAGACGTGTGGGAGTTGAGCGAGGAGTTGTCCGGTGTCTCGTGGCCGTCGTGA
- a CDS encoding mechanosensitive ion channel family protein — protein MNLLALPLQLQGDGGAVGQFLAQQNIPYAATFGAILGFIIGFAVVYVVGKAVLSSVVSRMLDRRGADKHAKQPLLKIVTLVTAFIALAVGFGFAGLGNFLQSLATIGAAATLAIGFAMQDVIANFVAGIFIFTDRPFRIGDWVEWDGNSGIVEDISFRVTRVRTFDNELLTVPNSQLTSGVIKNPVAKDKLRLQVPFGIGYDDDIENATDIILEEADKHEGIMTDPEPSVRLTELGNSAVVLKSRIWISNPSRADFVKTRGEYVTAVKARFDDEGIDFPYPNRTLSGELSVEGIEQLARSND, from the coding sequence ATGAATCTCCTCGCGCTTCCACTCCAGTTACAGGGAGACGGTGGCGCAGTCGGTCAGTTCCTCGCACAGCAGAACATCCCGTACGCGGCGACGTTCGGTGCTATTTTAGGCTTCATTATCGGGTTCGCCGTCGTCTACGTCGTCGGCAAGGCTGTTTTGTCGTCCGTCGTCAGTCGTATGCTCGACCGACGCGGGGCCGACAAACACGCCAAACAGCCCCTGCTGAAGATAGTAACTCTCGTCACGGCGTTTATCGCTCTCGCCGTCGGGTTCGGCTTCGCCGGCCTCGGGAACTTCTTGCAGTCGCTTGCGACCATCGGTGCCGCGGCGACACTCGCAATCGGCTTTGCGATGCAGGACGTTATCGCCAACTTCGTCGCCGGTATCTTCATCTTCACCGACCGACCGTTCCGCATCGGCGACTGGGTCGAATGGGATGGTAACTCGGGTATCGTGGAGGACATCTCCTTTCGCGTGACCCGGGTTCGGACGTTCGACAACGAACTGCTCACTGTCCCGAACTCACAGCTCACGAGCGGCGTCATCAAGAACCCCGTCGCAAAGGACAAGCTTCGACTGCAGGTCCCGTTCGGCATCGGCTACGACGACGATATCGAGAACGCGACCGATATCATCCTCGAAGAAGCCGACAAGCACGAGGGCATCATGACCGACCCCGAACCGTCGGTTCGGCTAACCGAACTCGGCAACTCGGCGGTCGTCCTCAAATCGCGCATCTGGATTTCGAACCCCAGCCGCGCCGACTTCGTCAAGACTCGGGGCGAGTATGTCACCGCGGTGAAAGCACGGTTCGACGACGAGGGAATCGACTTCCCCTACCCGAACCGCACGCTCAGCGGCGAACTCTCCGTCGAAGGGATTGAGCAACTCGCACGGTCAAACGACTGA